A stretch of the Streptomyces venezuelae genome encodes the following:
- a CDS encoding SDR family NAD(P)-dependent oxidoreductase — protein MISNSYLSGLFSLDGRVALVTGGSSGIGRAIAGALARAGASVVIVARKEPELAATVDELTADGCRAAWVSGDLSTRDGVRTAAEQAAGVFGEPDILVNCAGINLRPPMGELDEEVWDTTMAVNLDAPHLLGRRFGPGMAERGFGRIIHITSQQAHRAFVQSGAYGVSKGALESLARSQAEAWSPYGVTCNTLVPGFVMTPLNARLSSDPEKVAALAARTMVGRNGLAEDFAGAAVFLASRASGYVTGQSVFVDGGFSVH, from the coding sequence ATGATCTCGAACAGCTATCTCTCCGGACTGTTCTCGCTGGACGGCCGGGTCGCCTTGGTGACGGGCGGCAGTTCCGGCATCGGCCGGGCCATCGCCGGGGCTCTCGCCCGCGCCGGGGCGAGCGTGGTGATCGTGGCCCGCAAGGAGCCGGAGCTGGCCGCCACCGTGGACGAGCTGACGGCGGACGGCTGCCGGGCGGCCTGGGTGAGCGGCGATCTGAGCACCCGGGACGGAGTGCGTACGGCTGCGGAGCAGGCGGCCGGGGTGTTCGGCGAGCCCGACATCCTCGTCAACTGCGCCGGGATCAACCTGCGGCCTCCGATGGGCGAGCTGGACGAGGAGGTGTGGGACACCACGATGGCGGTGAACCTGGACGCACCTCATCTGCTCGGCCGGCGGTTCGGTCCCGGCATGGCCGAGCGGGGCTTCGGCCGGATCATCCACATCACCTCCCAGCAGGCCCACCGGGCGTTCGTCCAGAGCGGTGCCTACGGGGTCTCCAAGGGGGCGCTCGAGTCGCTGGCCCGCTCCCAGGCCGAGGCGTGGTCGCCGTACGGCGTCACCTGCAACACGCTGGTGCCGGGCTTTGTGATGACCCCGCTCAATGCGCGGCTGTCCTCCGACCCGGAGAAGGTGGCGGCGCTGGCCGCCCGCACCATGGTCGGGCGCAACGGCCTGGCCGAGGACTTCGCCGGAGCGGCGGTGTTCCTGGCGAGCCGCGCCTCCGGCTATGTCACCGGGCAGTCGGTCTTCGTGGACGGCGGCTTCTCCGTCCACTGA
- the thpR gene encoding RNA 2',3'-cyclic phosphodiesterase — MNAPAPAHPHPATVRIFIALAPPDDAKEELAQALQPAYDAYPRMRWNRIEDWHITLAFLGELPVTAVPLLRPPLADLAARRRPLDLALSGGGHFDERVLWTGIDGDLEGLHLLAAEVRALVKECGVSFPERPLRPHLTLARARRNQPAYAVEAAAGLTAFTGRRWQAERLHLVGSNIGRGPGPIHYRDIEAWDFG; from the coding sequence GTGAACGCACCCGCCCCCGCACACCCCCACCCCGCGACCGTACGGATATTCATCGCCCTCGCCCCGCCCGACGACGCGAAGGAGGAGCTGGCGCAGGCGCTGCAGCCCGCCTACGACGCGTACCCGCGCATGCGGTGGAACCGGATCGAGGACTGGCACATCACCCTGGCCTTCCTCGGGGAGCTGCCGGTCACGGCCGTTCCCCTGCTGCGTCCGCCGCTCGCGGACCTCGCGGCCCGGCGCCGGCCCCTGGACCTGGCACTGAGCGGCGGCGGGCACTTCGACGAGCGGGTGCTGTGGACCGGGATCGACGGGGACCTCGAAGGGCTGCACCTGCTCGCCGCCGAGGTGCGCGCCCTGGTCAAGGAGTGCGGTGTGAGCTTTCCGGAGCGTCCGCTGCGCCCCCATCTGACGCTGGCCCGCGCCCGCCGGAACCAGCCGGCCTACGCGGTGGAGGCTGCCGCCGGGCTCACCGCGTTCACCGGCCGCCGCTGGCAGGCCGAACGCCTGCACCTGGTCGGCAGCAACATCGGCCGTGGCCCGGGACCGATCCACTACCGCGACATCGAGGCCTGGGACTTCGGCTGA
- a CDS encoding DUF4232 domain-containing protein: MSTVRRAAVALAAVSALTLTACGPTEDDAPGGPGAPAATPTGSAAPAKSATPTKPATPAKSATPTKPATPTKSATPAKPAAPTKSAKPSDHDVFPCSTHDVKFTATLAEATTGSYLLKITNKGSKACRALGHPVVTFGELDGQATERGAAPGIEDALRLAPGESAYAGLMGGGNDGTGRTVDSIAMTMNTESDLAQTPLKAPTPGLYVASDRNSVTAWVGTAEDALSL; encoded by the coding sequence ATGAGCACCGTACGCAGAGCCGCTGTCGCCCTCGCCGCCGTGTCCGCCCTGACCCTCACCGCCTGCGGGCCCACCGAGGACGATGCACCGGGCGGCCCCGGAGCCCCGGCCGCGACCCCGACGGGGTCCGCAGCCCCGGCCAAGTCCGCAACCCCGACCAAGCCCGCAACCCCGGCCAAGTCCGCAACCCCGACCAAGCCCGCAACCCCGACCAAGTCCGCGACCCCGGCGAAGCCCGCAGCGCCGACCAAGTCCGCGAAGCCGTCCGACCACGACGTCTTCCCGTGCAGCACCCACGACGTGAAGTTCACCGCGACCCTGGCGGAAGCCACGACCGGCAGCTATCTCCTGAAGATCACCAACAAGGGGTCCAAGGCGTGCCGGGCGCTGGGCCATCCGGTCGTGACCTTCGGAGAGCTGGACGGACAGGCCACGGAACGCGGCGCGGCTCCCGGTATCGAGGACGCGCTCAGGCTCGCCCCGGGCGAGTCGGCCTACGCCGGGCTCATGGGCGGCGGCAACGACGGCACCGGGAGGACCGTCGACTCGATCGCGATGACCATGAACACCGAGTCCGATCTGGCACAGACACCGCTCAAGGCACCGACCCCCGGCCTGTACGTCGCATCCGACCGGAACTCCGTGACCGCGTGGGTCGGCACCGCGGAGGACGCACTCAGCCTGTGA